The DNA window GTTTCACGGGCTTGCTTGTTCCTCCTCCTTCAAACTCAAGCCTAAACCCCTGCGTGTTACCCCAAAAAACCCCCAACCCCTATGCTCTCGCTTGATTACTAGAACAACATTGTAGTTCTCCCCACCAACTTCCTAACAACCGAAAAAAGCAATGGCAAGAAAAGTAGAGGCATCCACTTCTTTCTTAGCTCTCCCTTTTGTTCTGTTACTGCTTTCCCTTGCCGCAGGTAAGAACTAGAATATCTAGTCTTTTTTTTCTGGAATTCTTATAGCCTTCTTTTCTCATTCGTATGTCACATTTGcctgataaaaaaaaacttttgggTGGCTACCTACTTCTTTCTTCCGACCATATCACCTAATGACAGGGTATTTCATGGTATTCCTACTTGAGTTTTTTTCTTGCATCAATCCAGTTTAGCGTCTTCCATTCTTCCTTCTGGTGATTCTTTAATTTTCTGTTCATACAGATGCTAGCACTCGAAGTGATACTAGGattctctcttttactttttccactgctttcttATTTCCAGCTCAAAGGGATAAGTtgcattttttatattttattttgtagtAATTTCATCACTTTCACATTCAGATTGGGATATGCAAGAAGGTTCTCGATTGAGAAATGATTCTTTGGTCCTGAAATATATCTATAGCGCTTACAAGGAATGTCTTAAATTATTTCGTTTCTTTCCCAAAAGTTCCACTTGCGAGCTCTCTGTTTCTGACCTTAACGACGAGCTCATGCTATATTGAAACTTTCTATTTTACCCGACCGTTATCTAGTTCAAATTAGATAGTGAATTAGTTCCAATTCTTAGTATGTTATTCATTCATGTTAATGTTACTTGGTACCTCGTATCAGCAAAAAGAAATGTAACTTAGTACTTTGGATCTCACAGGGGGAGCTGCTGCATCATCACAGGGAAAGGTAAATCTCCAAATCCTTGCGAGTTAGCAAATTGTTATTCTGAAGGAAGCACTACAAAAGTTTTTCAGTTAGTAAGATGAAAGAAGACATTGATGTGCACTTGATTTTGTTTTGTTGTTGCAGAGAACTTGGTGCGTGGCCAAACCTTCATCCGATGAAGCTACTCTGACTGCAAACTTAAACTATGCCTGCTCTCAGGTGGATTGCAAGGTACTGCAAAAGGGCTATCTTTGTTTTTACCCAGACAACCTCATGTCTCATGCTTCAGTTGCTATGAACCTCTACTACCAAGCCCGAGGCCGGAACTACTGGAACTGCCACTTCAAGAATTCTGGGCTCGTCACAATAACAGACCCAAGTAAGTTTCCAATTCCATGCACTCCAAGTTCACCTCTCCACTCTGGTTCACCTAACTCAGgatttgattcttttttttctttccctcaaTTTCAGTTGCTAATAATTCCAGAATGTGTTTCCCTTGTAGGTTTTGGAAGCTGTAATTATGCATATTATTGACGAAGACGGCAAATTCTCAACTAAATTGAGCTGCAAATTGCTGGATTTTGATTTAGCTGTCTAAACCTTGTTGTTATCTGCAGCATAGTATTTCTTGGATATTCCCAAATGCTTGCCTTAATTTTTGGTGGTTTCTGCATTATGATATCTCTTGGATAGTTGCAAGTATTGCAATTAATCAAAAATTTATGCCCTTGTCTTTCATGCTATCTCTACACATTTTTCTACTTCACAAATGGTGGCTTTTAGTCATGGGAAAGAGGCAAGCAGTAATTTCAAATTTGATTTTGGTTTTTCAGAGCAGTGGAATGGATGATTCTCACATTGGATACTTTTGGACAACAAGGCATCCCCATTCAAAACTTTGAAGTTTAAATCTAAAATTCGAGAACACGCTTCCGTTCTGAACATCAAACTGAGATACAAAGCAATAGTCTACATATGTTCTTCAATGGAGATTGTACTAGATAATGAGGTGCTACCCAAGCCTGTAAATATTTGTTGGAAGATCACGTCCTACATTAAACAATCTCGTAATCCCGCATGCACCGGTGCTGCTTATCTCTCTATAAATATGTgagattatttttattttcctaaGCAAATTAGAATTGAATTGAATCATGTATATAGATCAATTTGATTATgtcgaagaagggaaaaagtggGAACATACATGCAAGTGGGAAATAAAGGTGGGTTCATACCTCAAGACTAAATCTTAGCAAAATCCATACTAATTTTCTTCAGAAATTTTAGAGTCCATACATTGAGACCGAGATCCCTAAGGACCCTAACCAGTGATTAATCCAAAGTTCTCAACACCATCACAGCAG is part of the Phoenix dactylifera cultivar Barhee BC4 unplaced genomic scaffold, palm_55x_up_171113_PBpolish2nd_filt_p 001328F, whole genome shotgun sequence genome and encodes:
- the LOC120108425 gene encoding glucan endo-1,3-beta-D-glucosidase-like — translated: MARKVEASTSFLALPFVLLLLSLAAGGAAASSQGKRTWCVAKPSSDEATLTANLNYACSQVDCKVLQKGYLCFYPDNLMSHASVAMNLYYQARGRNYWNCHFKNSGLVTITDPSFGSCNYAYY